One stretch of Archocentrus centrarchus isolate MPI-CPG fArcCen1 chromosome 5, fArcCen1, whole genome shotgun sequence DNA includes these proteins:
- the tnfrsf1b gene encoding tumor necrosis factor receptor superfamily member 1B, whose translation MKDILLTLVLLCAHTIKVWSQPYKAVNGNCNNRTTEYLIGDRCCKKCLPGYRLNKECTETTDSVCEPCPADQHQENFNFNRNCFGCNKCKADKGLQYVQNCSSTTKAMCTCQPGKYCILRSANTLCSDCKKYKTCKPGFGVSVQGTLILDMKCVPCPKGTFSDTASSTDPCRPHTDCNGAAALRKGNATSDTVCELQLHTKTVRTTASTSTTTAIPSSRPAAPLRSTVQSVQPSVSEEPFTHLTKSPPPKLYSKQVGVITGVIGFLVIIIAFILILLCLHKKICEQREDTTRLQDTKVDANGNCKTADDNCIAEFQLTSSTAESQENQRLLEKREPSSNHSQCATNTDTLTRTELERDPLQPTLGLVSPSSNLSEPMTLMSNIESTVPQPSIQTQSSSQPSSPQIVTPVTTSPHVNVNITLHIGNGSCRTPAFIPTDLMQANDKLPFGEEEESFSTPQQEDGKQSLMSVQESSSYCTEHTEQESYP comes from the exons ATGAAGGACATACTTTTAACGCTGGTTCTGCTGTGTGCCCACACCATTAAG GTCTGGTCTCAACCTTATAAGGCAGTAAATGGAAACTGTAACAATAGGACTACAGAGTACTTGATTGGTGACCGCTGCTGTAAGAAGTGTCTCCCTG GGTATCGACTGAACAAAGAATGCACTGAAACTACTGATAGTGTGTGTGAACCATGTCCTGCCGACCAGCATCAGGAGAACTTTAACTTCAACCGAAACTGTTTCGGCTGTAACAAATGCAAAGCAG ATAAAGGTTTACAGTATGTGCAGAACTGCTCCTCTACAACAAAGGCCATGTGCACATGCCAACCTGGGAAGTACTGCATCCTCAGATCCGCCAACACACTCTGCTCAGACTGTAAAAAGTACAAAACATGCAAACCTGGTTTTGGAGTCTCTGTGCAAG GTACATTAATATTAGATATGAAGTGTGTACCATGTCCCAAAGGCACATTCTCTGACACAGCCTCCTCCACCGACCCCTGTCGGCCCCACACAGA CTGCAATGGGGCGGCTGCTCTTAGAAAAGGCAATGCTACTTCAGACACCGTGTGTGAACTGCAACTTCACACCAAGACTGTGCGTACAACTGCAAGCACAAGCACGACCACAGCCATACCAAGCTCACGCCCGGCAGCTCCGCTAAGAAGCACCGTGCAGTCTGTCCAGCCCTCGGTTTCAGAGGAACCCTTCACCCATTTAACAAAAAGCCCACCGCCAAAGCTTTACAGTAAACAAG TTGGAGTCATTACTGGTGTAATTGGATTCCTTGTCATCATAATCGCCTTCATCCTTATACTGTTATGTCTtcataaaaaaatctgtgagCAACGTGAAG ACACTACAAGACTACAAGATACTAAGGTGGATGCAAACGGAAACTGTAAAACTGCTGATGAT AACTGTATTGCAGAATTTCAGCTGACTTCATCCACAGCTGAATCACAAGAAAATCAGCGTCTGCTAGAGAAAAGGGAACCCAGCAGTAATCACAGCCAGTGTGCAACCAATACCGACACTTTAACTAGAACTGAACTAGAACGAGACCCATTACAACCCACTTTGGGTCTTGTCAGTCCATCATCCAATCTGTCCGAGCCCATGACTTTAATGTCCAACATAGAATCTACTGTGCCGCAGCCCAGCATCCAAACACAGAGTTCCTCTCAGCCCAGCAGCCCACAGATCGTCACCCCAGTGACTACCAGTCCACATGTCAATGTTAACATCACTTTGCACATAGGAAATGGGTCTTGTAGGACACCAGCTTTCATCCCCACTGACTTGATGCAAGCTAACGATAAGCTTCCCtttggagaggaagaggaatcCTTTAGCaccccacagcaagaagatGGCAAACAGTCACTAATGTCAGTGCAGGAGAGTTCCAGTTACTGCACCGAGCACACAGAGCAAGAGTCATATCCATGA